The sequence GGAGCTGACATGAGAGCGGAGTCGCGGTCCCGAGCTGCCAGCAGCGCGTCGCCGTCGTGGCTCCCCGGCTTAAGCGCGACCACGTTCCGCAGCTGCTTGCCCATCGTCGAGTCCACCCCGGACAGCAGCTCGGCCGCGCCGGCGTGATCTGTGCCCGAATAGCGCTCACCCGTTGCGGCCACGCAGATCGCGTCCGCCGCGGCGATCCCGGACAGCACGCACAGGCCGACGCACACATTGATGGCAGTGCCGTCCTCGATGACGGCGAGCTCGGCGACCTCCAGGGACTTCTCGGCGATGCGGCTCCGGCTGCGCGCCGGTCCCATGTCCCCGGGACGGGTGGTGAGCTGCTTGGGCGTCACGGCGCACCCGCCGTGGAGGCAGGCCCACGACGCCGCCTGGACTGGCCGGAACGCATCCGCGGGGGATTCATGAGCTCACCCAGGGCCCAGCCGTGGATGGTGACTCCGTCCTGCTGCCACGACGTCACGATGGGCTCCCCGGACTGCGCGATCTCGCGCAGGCGTGACTGCGAGTACACGAGTGACTCGAGCCTGTTTCCGGTCCAGGTGAGCACCTTGGCCGACAGCTGGTGCATCTGGTCGAGCCACGTCTCGTCCCGCAGGTCCACGTCGTCCGGCACGACGACGAGCAGGTCGATGTCGCTGTGCTCGTCGGCCTCACGGCCTGCGAACGACCCGAACACGGATGCGTGCACTGGAGCGGGCATCAGCTGGGACACGGCCGAACCCAGCCGGGTGAGGACCTCGGTGCGAGCCCTGACCGCGGACAGAACCGCAGGGGCGAGCACATGGTCGGCGTTGAGCCGGTAGAGGAATCCGGTGTTGGCCGGCTCCGCGACCACCAGTCCGTGCTCAACCAGCCGATTGAGCACCGGCCACTGCCCGGCACGGGTCCCCCGACGGGACAGACGCGCGATCCGGGTCGCGCTCAGGCCAGACTCTGTTCCGGCCAGCACCTCCAGCACGGCTGAGTCCAGACTCGGCGCGATCGTGCGCAGCGGAGCGGAGAGGTCCACCCCCGTAGGTTGCCGCCATTCCACCACAGTGTCAAGTATTCCGGCACCGCGCCGGAATATCGACGATGTCGTCGCAACCGTCGTGAGTGGATCCTCAGTGAGCGTTACAGGCACCGAGCAGCGGCTTTCCGCTCACTGAGAGTCCACTCGCGGACGGCGGCGACGGCGGGGACGGCGGCGGGGACGGCGGCGGGGACGCGGCGCTGACCCCAAGCGGGTGAGTCGCAGGCCGGGGCGAGCGGCCCGGCGGGGGTAGGGTCCGATCGACGGGATCACGGCACGGGGCGACGGATCCGACCGTCACCCCGTGTCTGCGCCCGGGTGACCGCCCCTGCGGAAAGGACCGTCAATGCCGAACCGCCGCACCCTCACCCGGTCCACCGCCGCCGGGATCGCGCTGGCCATCGGCACCGCGCTGCTCGCCTTCCCCGGCGCCGCCCAGGCCGCCGTCACCCCCCAGATCATCAGCTCGAACGGGCTCGGCC is a genomic window of Actinomycetes bacterium containing:
- a CDS encoding nucleotidyltransferase domain-containing protein gives rise to the protein MDLSAPLRTIAPSLDSAVLEVLAGTESGLSATRIARLSRRGTRAGQWPVLNRLVEHGLVVAEPANTGFLYRLNADHVLAPAVLSAVRARTEVLTRLGSAVSQLMPAPVHASVFGSFAGREADEHSDIDLLVVVPDDVDLRDETWLDQMHQLSAKVLTWTGNRLESLVYSQSRLREIAQSGEPIVTSWQQDGVTIHGWALGELMNPPRMRSGQSRRRRGPASTAGAP